In one Nocardia tengchongensis genomic region, the following are encoded:
- a CDS encoding ATP-binding protein produces the protein MEAAPRSWQFSLSNWPVTRKVGIVLVLPVLLAATFAVLRINSELQTISKLSAASEQMDVLRPTVKFLTSTNELAVAAIVGGNQDVDADLDAATAKFDQAQAELETALKSSNADPGVVKELSTAVAVSKTMRNSLRTSSPQTIGDQADEVQTRAQNALAGAPTIGDLRVQQSFLQFGAALTSSRLLTQERIMLAAPGAAANPALRTKLLTAIGAEITMIEVYRGMAPDAAQNANVLRDNAGARVGILMQNVPDPGNLPAMQDSLRASADAYSNETASVANSMDSKLSQLTTEARNNVLRDTSVVIGMLLAGLALALIVARSLVVPVRRLRRDALQVAHIDLPQELEVVRAGGATPEISPVDVHTTEEIGQLARAVDDIHSQALHLAAEQARLRLQIGNMFETLSRRSQSLVEQQLSLIEELERDEDDSERLQSLFRLDHLATRMRRNGDNLLVLAGTALRRGHLAPVPLSDMLWSSVSQVEDYQRVEIGTVPDGIVAGEPAVDIEHLLAELIDNALRYSPPTTPVAVSVARAVDGGYLIEITDRGLGMNAEDLQGINDRLASGGEVNVETARRMGLFVVGRLAKRHHITVSLRRTSAMVQQPGITASVHLPGSLVSPAPERVGDPTGQFPVASALPMPPAALASGPIPAAALLSGPIPADAGQLPMGPGQIPMPAGRSPVRTPWSTRRG, from the coding sequence ATGGAAGCAGCACCCCGGTCGTGGCAATTCAGCCTGTCCAACTGGCCCGTTACCCGCAAGGTCGGCATCGTGCTGGTGCTCCCGGTGCTCCTCGCCGCGACCTTCGCGGTACTGCGCATCAACAGCGAATTGCAGACCATCTCCAAACTGAGCGCGGCCTCGGAGCAGATGGACGTGCTCCGCCCCACGGTCAAATTCCTCACCAGCACCAACGAACTCGCGGTCGCCGCCATCGTCGGCGGCAACCAGGACGTGGACGCCGACCTCGACGCCGCCACCGCCAAATTCGACCAGGCCCAGGCCGAGCTCGAGACCGCCCTCAAGTCCTCCAACGCCGACCCCGGCGTCGTCAAGGAACTGAGCACCGCCGTCGCGGTGTCGAAGACCATGCGCAACAGCCTGCGCACCAGCTCCCCCCAGACCATCGGCGATCAGGCCGACGAGGTGCAGACCCGGGCGCAGAACGCGCTCGCCGGCGCACCCACCATCGGCGACCTGCGGGTGCAGCAGTCCTTCCTGCAGTTCGGTGCGGCGCTGACCTCCTCGCGCCTGCTCACCCAGGAACGCATCATGCTGGCCGCGCCCGGCGCGGCCGCCAACCCCGCGCTGCGGACCAAGCTGCTCACCGCCATCGGCGCCGAGATCACCATGATCGAGGTGTACCGCGGCATGGCGCCCGACGCCGCCCAGAACGCCAACGTGCTCCGCGACAACGCCGGCGCGCGTGTCGGCATCCTGATGCAGAACGTGCCCGACCCGGGCAACCTGCCCGCCATGCAGGACTCGCTGCGCGCCAGCGCGGACGCCTACAGCAACGAGACCGCCAGCGTCGCGAACTCGATGGACTCCAAGCTGTCCCAGCTGACCACCGAGGCCCGCAACAACGTGCTGCGCGATACCTCGGTCGTGATCGGCATGCTGCTGGCCGGTCTGGCGCTCGCCCTGATCGTGGCGCGCTCGCTGGTCGTCCCGGTCCGCCGCCTGCGGCGAGATGCCCTGCAGGTGGCCCACATCGACCTGCCCCAGGAACTCGAGGTGGTGCGCGCCGGCGGCGCGACCCCGGAGATCTCGCCGGTCGACGTGCACACCACCGAGGAGATCGGGCAGCTGGCCCGAGCCGTCGACGACATCCACTCCCAGGCCCTCCACCTGGCCGCCGAGCAGGCGCGACTGCGCCTGCAGATCGGCAACATGTTCGAAACCCTCTCGCGCCGCAGCCAATCCCTGGTGGAGCAGCAGCTGTCGCTGATCGAGGAACTCGAGCGCGACGAGGACGACTCCGAACGCCTGCAGTCGCTGTTCCGCCTCGACCACCTCGCCACCCGCATGCGCCGCAACGGCGACAACCTGCTGGTGCTGGCCGGAACCGCGCTGCGCCGTGGCCATCTCGCGCCGGTGCCGCTGTCGGACATGCTGTGGTCCTCGGTCTCCCAGGTGGAGGACTACCAGCGCGTCGAGATCGGCACCGTGCCCGACGGCATCGTCGCCGGTGAGCCGGCCGTCGACATCGAGCACCTGCTGGCCGAGCTGATCGACAACGCGCTGCGCTACTCCCCGCCCACCACCCCGGTGGCGGTGTCGGTGGCGCGCGCGGTGGACGGCGGCTACCTGATCGAGATCACCGACCGCGGCCTGGGCATGAACGCCGAGGACCTGCAGGGCATCAACGACCGCCTGGCCTCCGGTGGCGAGGTCAATGTCGAGACCGCCCGCCGGATGGGTCTTTTCGTCGTCGGCCGCCTGGCCAAGCGGCACCACATCACGGTGAGCCTGCGCCGCACCTCGGCCATGGTGCAGCAGCCGGGGATCACCGCCAGCGTGCACCTGCCGGGCAGCCTGGTCTCGCCCGCGCCGGAACGCGTCGGCGACCCGACCGGTCAGTTCCCGGTGGCGTCCGCGCTGCCGATGCCCCCGGCCGCGCTGGCCTCGGGCCCGATCCCGGCCGCCGCCCTGCTCTCCGGTCCGATCCCGGCCGACGCCGGCCAGCTCCCGATGGGACCCGGCCAGATTCCGATGCCCGCCGGCCGATCACCGGTCCGAACCCCGTGGTCAACCCGCCGCGGCTGA
- a CDS encoding response regulator transcription factor, which yields MAMRILVVDDDRAVRESLRRSLTFNGYTVDLAVDGLDALEKTAGQRPDALVLDVMMPRLDGLEVCRRLRSTGDDLPILVLTARDSVSERVAGLDAGADDYLPKPFALEELLARLRALLRRTTVDQGDASSEAMSFADLSLDPVTREVTRGERPISLTRTEFSLLEMLMANPRRVLTRSRILEEVWGYDFPTSGNALEVYIGYLRRKTEADGEPRLIHTVRGVGYVLRETPP from the coding sequence ATTGCCATGCGCATTCTGGTAGTCGACGACGACCGCGCGGTTCGTGAATCGCTGCGTCGCTCGCTGACCTTCAACGGGTACACCGTCGACCTCGCCGTCGACGGTCTGGACGCCTTGGAGAAGACCGCCGGTCAGCGACCCGACGCCCTCGTCCTGGACGTCATGATGCCCCGCCTCGACGGCCTCGAGGTGTGCCGCCGCCTGCGCAGCACCGGCGACGATCTGCCGATTCTGGTACTCACCGCACGCGATTCGGTGTCCGAGCGAGTGGCCGGCCTGGACGCCGGCGCCGACGACTACCTACCCAAGCCCTTCGCGCTCGAGGAACTGCTGGCCCGGCTGCGCGCCCTGCTCCGCCGCACCACCGTCGACCAGGGCGACGCCTCCTCGGAGGCGATGTCCTTCGCCGACCTCTCGCTCGACCCCGTCACCCGCGAGGTCACCCGCGGCGAACGTCCGATCAGCCTCACCCGCACCGAGTTCTCGCTGCTGGAGATGCTGATGGCCAACCCGCGCCGGGTGCTCACCCGCAGCCGCATCCTGGAGGAGGTGTGGGGCTACGACTTCCCCACCTCCGGCAACGCACTCGAGGTGTACATCGGCTACCTGCGCCGCAAGACCGAGGCAGACGGCGAACCGCGCCTCATCCACACCGTCCGCGGCGTCGGCTACGTGCTGCGCGAGACCCCTCCGTAG
- a CDS encoding HAMP domain-containing sensor histidine kinase produces MPLTRSVSLRWRVTLLAASVVAVAVAFTSIAAYAMVARSLYADVDSQLRARASVMIDNNLDSLGFQSLVFAGLYSSDVGVALVFADQSQYVPPQTTIPPIGPQERQVARGEIGFSLRTVDDQRVLARRTHSGSTLVVSQRLQPTKEVLDRLAWLLFVVGGCGVIVAAAAGTTVGRTGLRPIARLTAATERIARTDDLTPIPVTGDDELARLTESFNTMLRALGESRERQRRLVADAGHELKTPLTSLRTNMELLIASSRPGAPRIPDEDMAELRSDVMAQIEELSTLVGDLVDLAREDAPETVYERIDLGDIAERALERVRRRRTGIDFDVQLRPWFVYGDEPGLERALLNVLDNAAKWSPAGAKVFVTMRENGRGLLEFAVDDAGPGIPPAERELVFERFYRTTASRSMPGSGLGLAIVKQVVTKHGGTINIDSSDRGGALIRIVLPGETAPPLPAEADN; encoded by the coding sequence ATGCCACTGACCCGTTCGGTGTCACTGCGCTGGCGGGTCACGCTGCTGGCCGCCTCGGTGGTGGCCGTGGCCGTCGCCTTCACCTCCATCGCCGCCTACGCCATGGTGGCCCGTTCGCTGTACGCCGACGTGGATTCGCAACTGCGGGCCCGCGCCTCGGTCATGATCGACAACAACCTCGACAGCCTCGGCTTCCAGTCGCTGGTGTTCGCGGGGCTGTACTCCAGCGACGTCGGGGTGGCCCTGGTCTTCGCCGACCAGTCGCAGTACGTGCCGCCGCAGACCACGATCCCGCCGATCGGCCCGCAGGAACGTCAAGTGGCCCGCGGCGAGATCGGCTTCTCCCTGCGCACCGTGGACGACCAGCGAGTGCTGGCCCGCCGTACGCATTCCGGGTCCACCCTGGTGGTGTCGCAGCGGCTGCAGCCCACCAAGGAAGTGCTCGACCGGCTGGCCTGGCTGCTGTTCGTGGTCGGCGGTTGCGGGGTGATCGTGGCCGCGGCCGCCGGAACCACGGTGGGCCGCACCGGGTTGCGGCCCATCGCCCGGCTCACCGCCGCCACCGAACGCATCGCCCGCACCGACGACCTCACCCCCATTCCGGTCACCGGCGACGACGAACTCGCCCGGCTCACCGAGAGTTTCAACACCATGCTGCGTGCCCTCGGCGAATCCCGGGAGCGGCAGCGCCGGCTGGTGGCCGACGCCGGCCATGAGCTGAAGACGCCACTGACGTCTTTGCGCACCAATATGGAACTGCTCATCGCCTCCTCCCGGCCGGGCGCGCCCCGCATCCCGGACGAGGACATGGCCGAACTGCGCTCGGACGTGATGGCCCAGATCGAGGAGTTGTCCACGCTGGTCGGCGATCTGGTCGACCTGGCCCGCGAGGACGCCCCCGAGACCGTGTACGAGCGCATCGACCTCGGCGATATCGCCGAACGCGCGCTGGAACGAGTCCGGCGGCGGCGCACCGGAATCGACTTCGACGTCCAGCTCCGGCCCTGGTTCGTCTACGGCGACGAACCCGGCCTGGAACGCGCCCTGCTCAACGTCCTCGACAACGCCGCCAAGTGGAGCCCGGCGGGCGCGAAGGTGTTCGTCACCATGCGCGAGAACGGGCGCGGACTGCTCGAGTTCGCCGTCGACGACGCCGGGCCGGGCATCCCGCCCGCGGAACGGGAGCTGGTCTTCGAGCGCTTCTACCGGACCACCGCTTCGCGCTCGATGCCCGGTTCGGGGCTCGGCTTGGCCATCGTCAAACAGGTGGTGACCAAACACGGTGGCACCATCAACATCGACAGTTCCGACCGAGGGGGCGCGTTGATCCGTATCGTCCTGCCTGGAGAAACCGCCCCGCCCCTGCCCGCCGAGGCGGACAACTGA
- a CDS encoding S1C family serine protease, protein MPGGPGGPGLPGDPGLSYPGAPGPKRSGKAGLVAGAVVLALLSGGIGGAVGALATHDRDHGSVSNALDQPAGKGKAAPAPEGSVQAVAQKVLPSVVMIRVAGAKAEGEGSGVILSSDGLILTNNHVVSGAGPNAKMDVAFSDGSTAPATVVGADPVSDIAVIRVTGKSDLKPIELGQSGNLQVGEGVVAIGSPLGLAGTVTSGIVSSLNRPVSTSGEPGSQGTVIDAIQTDAAINPGNSGGALVDMNGKLVGINTAIATMGTAESAGAQSGSIGLGFAIPVDTARRVADELIKNGKATYAQIGITVRAQDDVNGARVMDVSPDGPAAKAGIPKNAIITKIDDQVVDSGNSLIAGVRSHRPGDKVKVTYTDDQGKNPKTVEVTLGEAPAEGGR, encoded by the coding sequence ATGCCCGGAGGTCCGGGCGGGCCCGGTCTGCCGGGCGACCCGGGGCTGTCCTACCCGGGCGCACCCGGGCCGAAGCGGTCCGGCAAGGCCGGGCTGGTCGCCGGCGCGGTGGTGCTGGCCCTGCTCAGCGGTGGCATCGGCGGCGCGGTGGGCGCGCTGGCCACCCACGACCGCGACCACGGCTCGGTGAGCAATGCCCTGGATCAGCCCGCGGGCAAGGGCAAGGCGGCGCCCGCGCCGGAGGGTTCGGTGCAGGCGGTGGCGCAGAAGGTGCTGCCCAGCGTCGTCATGATCCGGGTCGCGGGGGCGAAGGCCGAGGGCGAGGGATCCGGCGTGATTCTGTCCTCGGACGGCCTGATCCTCACCAACAATCACGTGGTCAGCGGCGCGGGCCCGAACGCCAAGATGGATGTGGCGTTCAGCGACGGCTCCACCGCTCCCGCCACGGTGGTGGGCGCGGATCCGGTCTCCGACATCGCGGTCATCCGGGTCACCGGCAAGTCGGATCTGAAGCCGATCGAGCTGGGTCAGTCCGGCAATCTGCAGGTCGGTGAGGGCGTGGTGGCGATCGGTTCGCCGCTGGGCCTGGCCGGCACGGTGACCAGCGGCATCGTCTCCTCGCTCAACCGTCCGGTGTCCACCAGCGGCGAGCCGGGCTCCCAGGGCACGGTCATCGACGCCATCCAGACCGACGCGGCCATCAACCCGGGTAATTCCGGTGGCGCGCTGGTCGACATGAACGGCAAGCTGGTCGGCATCAATACCGCCATCGCCACCATGGGCACCGCCGAGTCGGCGGGTGCGCAGAGCGGCTCGATCGGGCTCGGTTTCGCGATTCCGGTGGACACCGCGCGCCGGGTGGCCGATGAGCTGATCAAGAACGGTAAGGCCACCTACGCCCAGATCGGCATCACCGTGCGGGCGCAGGACGACGTGAACGGCGCGCGGGTGATGGACGTGTCGCCCGACGGCCCGGCCGCCAAGGCGGGCATTCCGAAGAACGCGATCATCACGAAAATCGATGACCAGGTCGTGGATTCGGGTAATTCGCTGATCGCCGGCGTGCGTTCGCACCGGCCCGGCGACAAGGTCAAGGTGACCTACACCGACGACCAGGGGAAGAACCCCAAGACCGTCGAGGTCACCCTCGGCGAGGCACCCGCGGAGGGCGGACGATGA
- a CDS encoding molybdenum cofactor biosynthesis protein B → MEIDAAVAGRALVVVVDDRTAHGGVDSLGPLVTELLTEAGFLVDASVSVAADEVEIRNALNTAVIGGVDLVISVGGTGMSPRDVTPEATEEVLDRVLPGISEALRSSGLASGSLDAGLSRGLAGVSGSTLVVNLPGSRAAVRDGMATLGPLASKVIDELSGLSE, encoded by the coding sequence ATGGAAATCGATGCCGCTGTGGCGGGCCGTGCTCTTGTCGTGGTCGTCGACGATCGAACCGCCCATGGCGGCGTGGACTCGCTGGGTCCGCTGGTCACCGAGCTACTCACCGAGGCCGGGTTCCTGGTGGACGCGTCGGTGTCGGTGGCGGCCGACGAGGTGGAGATCCGCAATGCGCTCAATACCGCGGTGATCGGCGGTGTCGATCTGGTCATCTCGGTCGGCGGTACCGGCATGTCACCGCGTGACGTGACCCCGGAGGCCACCGAGGAGGTGCTGGACCGGGTGCTGCCGGGGATCAGCGAGGCGCTGCGCTCCTCCGGGCTGGCCTCGGGTTCGCTGGACGCGGGCCTGTCGCGCGGTCTGGCCGGAGTCTCGGGCAGCACGCTGGTGGTGAACCTGCCGGGCTCGCGGGCCGCGGTCCGGGACGGCATGGCCACCCTGGGCCCGCTGGCGAGCAAAGTCATCGATGAATTGTCCGGTCTGTCGGAATGA
- a CDS encoding MspA family porin, with translation MSENRTAGLRRAARVAGIGAAASVAFGLLSTGAANADTFVPLPDGQKVGPGVTIKRIGEHAVISPSLSANGAGRTAWLSGKVAADVTDTPAGTVGPNNGPTNAPGSNNSSTHGASQVNTGYIIGCQVNIADNAISAGISGGVSITGANAGGSIGVNLGPGQVTFLQINSKDILEAGTYSIDYKDVPVDVQGCAGYAQARAYTVVEIIGDHYSKTTLYGQPFSLG, from the coding sequence ATGAGCGAGAACCGGACCGCCGGTTTGCGTCGGGCCGCGCGTGTCGCGGGTATCGGCGCAGCCGCCTCCGTGGCTTTCGGCCTGCTGTCGACCGGCGCCGCCAACGCCGACACCTTCGTACCGTTGCCGGACGGTCAGAAGGTTGGACCGGGCGTCACCATCAAGCGAATCGGCGAGCACGCCGTCATCTCGCCGTCGCTGTCGGCGAACGGCGCGGGCCGCACCGCCTGGCTCTCGGGCAAGGTCGCCGCCGACGTCACCGACACCCCCGCGGGCACCGTCGGCCCGAACAACGGCCCCACCAACGCCCCGGGCTCCAACAACTCCTCCACCCATGGCGCGTCGCAGGTCAACACCGGCTACATCATCGGCTGCCAGGTGAACATCGCCGACAACGCCATCTCCGCCGGCATCTCCGGCGGCGTGAGCATCACCGGTGCCAATGCCGGCGGCTCCATCGGCGTGAACCTGGGCCCCGGCCAGGTGACGTTCCTGCAGATCAACTCGAAGGACATCCTCGAGGCGGGCACCTACTCCATCGATTACAAGGATGTGCCGGTCGACGTGCAGGGCTGCGCGGGCTACGCCCAGGCGCGCGCCTACACCGTGGTCGAGATCATCGGTGACCACTACTCGAAGACCACCCTCTACGGGCAGCCGTTCAGCCTCGGCTGA
- a CDS encoding MspA family porin: protein MNVRKTMARAAGIGAVATAALGLFSTGAANADTFIPLPGGSITETMDDGTVVTISMTGESANINPSMGATPLHRNAWVSGSAQVQLSGTNGNVGGKIVPGYVVGCQVNISGGGANGGPSAGANYDGTSPSAGANVGGNLTLGPGQSQAFYVLDQEAPDDFGSEAHYKRNKFSGNSGSVTWSDETINLNGCGGYAQARSFIAVQVETDHVITAYTLWGQPFSLG from the coding sequence ATGAACGTTCGCAAGACGATGGCGCGGGCCGCCGGGATCGGCGCCGTCGCCACCGCCGCCCTGGGCCTGTTCTCGACCGGTGCGGCCAATGCCGACACCTTCATTCCGCTGCCGGGCGGCTCCATCACCGAGACCATGGACGACGGCACCGTCGTGACCATCTCGATGACCGGCGAATCGGCCAACATCAACCCGTCGATGGGCGCCACTCCGCTGCACCGCAATGCCTGGGTTTCGGGCAGCGCGCAGGTGCAGCTGTCGGGCACCAACGGCAATGTCGGCGGCAAGATCGTCCCCGGTTACGTGGTCGGCTGCCAGGTCAACATCTCCGGCGGCGGCGCCAACGGCGGCCCGAGCGCGGGCGCCAACTACGACGGCACCAGCCCGTCGGCCGGTGCGAATGTCGGCGGCAACCTGACCCTGGGTCCGGGCCAGTCGCAGGCGTTCTACGTCCTCGATCAGGAAGCGCCGGACGATTTCGGCAGCGAGGCGCACTACAAGCGCAACAAGTTCTCGGGTAACTCCGGTTCGGTGACGTGGTCCGACGAGACCATCAACCTGAACGGCTGCGGCGGCTACGCGCAGGCGCGTTCCTTCATCGCGGTTCAGGTCGAGACCGACCATGTGATCACCGCCTACACGCTGTGGGGTCAGCCCTTCAGTCTCGGCTGA
- a CDS encoding MspA family porin yields the protein MSEKRSHGLRTAARFAGIGAAAAVAIGLFSTGAANADTFVPLPDGQKVNPAGTVTITRTGEHAIVSPSLAANGAGRTVWVSGAASAVVTETPDGTVGPNNGPAGIPGSNASSTHGSSQINTGYIVGCQISIGEDAISAGVSGSINLDSANIGGSIGVNLGPGQVAFVQIDFKDITKAGTYSVEYRDAEIQIQGCAGYAQARAYTVVEVIGDHYSKTTLYGQPFSIG from the coding sequence ATGAGCGAGAAGCGCTCCCACGGTCTGCGTACCGCGGCCCGTTTCGCGGGCATCGGCGCGGCTGCGGCCGTGGCCATCGGCCTTTTTTCCACTGGTGCCGCTAATGCCGACACCTTCGTGCCGTTGCCGGACGGCCAGAAGGTGAACCCGGCGGGCACCGTCACCATCACTCGGACGGGTGAACACGCCATCGTGTCGCCGTCGCTCGCTGCCAACGGTGCCGGCCGTACGGTGTGGGTGAGCGGCGCCGCCTCCGCGGTTGTCACCGAAACCCCGGACGGCACAGTCGGTCCCAACAACGGCCCGGCCGGCATCCCCGGCTCGAACGCCTCGTCCACCCACGGCTCGTCGCAGATCAACACCGGCTACATCGTCGGCTGCCAGATCTCCATCGGTGAGGATGCGATCTCCGCCGGCGTCTCCGGCAGCATCAACCTCGACAGCGCGAACATCGGTGGCTCGATCGGCGTCAACCTCGGCCCCGGCCAGGTGGCGTTCGTGCAGATCGACTTCAAGGACATCACCAAGGCGGGCACCTACTCGGTCGAGTACCGCGACGCCGAGATCCAGATTCAGGGCTGCGCGGGCTACGCCCAGGCGCGTGCGTACACGGTTGTCGAGGTCATCGGCGACCACTACTCGAAGACCACCCTCTACGGCCAGCCGTTCAGCATCGGCTAA
- a CDS encoding MspA family porin: MNIRKTAVRVAGVGAVAAAALGLFSTGAANADTFVPLPGGEITQTLSDGTVVTVKLVGESANISPSMGATPVHRNAWVSASAQVHIDGDTTATGGNIYPGYVVGCQVTIDGGNVSGGATGGASWDSSGNATPTGGVTSGANLTLGPGQAKSFYVLDREMPDDYGREIHKTKNKFNGSDGSVTWSDETIGLNGCGGYAQARAFVNVEVETDNVISWITLWGQPFSIG; encoded by the coding sequence ATGAACATCCGTAAGACCGCGGTGCGGGTGGCCGGTGTAGGTGCCGTCGCCGCCGCAGCCCTTGGCCTGTTCTCCACCGGTGCGGCCAACGCCGATACCTTCGTGCCGCTGCCGGGCGGCGAAATCACCCAGACCCTGTCCGACGGCACCGTGGTGACGGTGAAGCTGGTCGGCGAGTCCGCCAACATCAGCCCGTCGATGGGCGCCACCCCCGTGCACCGCAACGCCTGGGTCTCGGCCTCGGCGCAGGTCCACATCGACGGTGACACCACCGCCACCGGCGGCAACATCTACCCCGGCTACGTCGTGGGTTGCCAGGTCACCATCGACGGCGGCAACGTCAGCGGTGGCGCGACCGGCGGTGCGAGCTGGGACAGCAGTGGCAACGCCACCCCGACGGGCGGCGTCACCTCCGGCGCCAACCTGACCCTGGGTCCGGGCCAGGCCAAGTCGTTCTACGTCCTGGACCGCGAAATGCCGGACGACTACGGCCGCGAAATCCACAAGACCAAGAACAAGTTCAACGGCTCCGACGGTTCGGTGACCTGGTCCGACGAGACCATCGGCCTGAACGGCTGCGGCGGCTACGCCCAGGCGCGTGCCTTCGTGAACGTCGAGGTCGAGACCGACAACGTGATCAGCTGGATCACCCTGTGGGGCCAGCCCTTCAGCATCGGCTGA
- the mscL gene encoding large conductance mechanosensitive channel protein MscL has translation MLKGFKDFLMRGNIVDLAVAVVMGTAFVAVVTAFTDGIITPLLAVFGGTNQLGLGFQLIADKPATFIAIGPIITAGIDFLIIAALLYFILVVPAKKAKKMMGVEDDDALTDNELLHQIRDLLAERTSDPQR, from the coding sequence ATGCTCAAGGGTTTCAAAGACTTTCTGATGCGCGGCAATATCGTCGATCTGGCCGTGGCCGTGGTCATGGGTACGGCCTTCGTCGCGGTCGTCACCGCCTTCACCGACGGCATCATCACGCCGCTGCTGGCGGTGTTCGGCGGCACCAATCAGCTCGGTCTGGGCTTCCAGCTGATCGCCGACAAACCGGCCACCTTCATCGCCATCGGGCCGATCATCACCGCGGGCATCGACTTCCTGATCATCGCGGCCCTGCTCTACTTCATCCTGGTGGTGCCGGCCAAGAAGGCCAAGAAGATGATGGGCGTCGAGGACGACGACGCACTCACCGACAACGAACTGCTGCACCAGATCCGGGATCTGCTCGCCGAGCGCACCTCCGACCCGCAGCGCTGA
- a CDS encoding SAF domain-containing protein, protein MTRPYRALLHEFRSRLAWADTVLLRRAGAVALLVAAGFLAVRADPAAGRTPVLVAARELAPGQVLGDNDVRPAARETATLPAGAIRDAARLRGATLAAALTEGEIITDVRVLGPRLAAVAAHSPDARIVPIRLADNAVAEILRTGDRVDLVAGEDSGGNGRPARLLAADAAVVLVPGADGSRGRTDRVVLVALDSRRATQVAAASLRTALTVVFH, encoded by the coding sequence ATGACGCGACCGTATCGAGCACTGCTGCACGAGTTCCGTAGCCGCCTGGCCTGGGCGGACACGGTGCTACTGCGGCGGGCCGGGGCGGTCGCGTTGCTCGTCGCGGCGGGCTTCCTGGCGGTCCGCGCCGACCCCGCCGCGGGCCGGACACCGGTGCTGGTGGCCGCGCGGGAGCTGGCACCGGGGCAGGTGCTCGGCGACAACGATGTGCGACCGGCCGCCCGTGAGACCGCGACCTTGCCCGCGGGCGCGATACGCGACGCCGCCCGGCTGCGCGGCGCCACCCTCGCCGCGGCGCTGACCGAGGGCGAGATCATCACCGACGTCCGGGTGCTGGGCCCCCGGCTGGCCGCCGTGGCCGCCCACTCCCCCGATGCCCGCATAGTCCCGATTCGCTTGGCGGACAACGCCGTCGCCGAGATCCTGCGCACCGGCGACCGGGTGGATCTGGTGGCGGGCGAGGACTCCGGGGGCAACGGCCGCCCGGCCCGGCTACTCGCCGCCGACGCGGCCGTGGTGCTGGTGCCCGGGGCCGACGGCTCCCGCGGACGCACGGACCGAGTCGTGCTGGTGGCATTGGATTCCCGGCGCGCGACCCAGGTGGCGGCCGCTTCCCTGCGGACGGCGCTCACGGTGGTGTTCCACTGA
- a CDS encoding FmdB family zinc ribbon protein: MPTYSYACTECDNKFDIVQSFSEDALTTCDRCNGKLRKLFNSVGIVFKGSGFYRTDSRNGSTSAEPAKPSSSSSDSGTSSTPSASAAPSTSTSSSTSGSSTSAA; the protein is encoded by the coding sequence ATGCCTACTTACTCGTATGCATGCACCGAGTGCGACAACAAGTTCGACATCGTGCAGTCCTTCTCCGAAGACGCACTGACCACGTGTGACCGCTGCAACGGGAAGCTGCGCAAGCTGTTCAACTCCGTCGGCATCGTCTTCAAGGGCAGCGGCTTCTACCGCACCGACAGCCGCAACGGCTCCACCTCCGCCGAGCCGGCCAAGCCGTCGTCCTCTTCGTCGGACAGCGGAACCAGCTCCACTCCGTCCGCTTCGGCCGCGCCGAGCACCTCGACCTCGTCGTCGACCAGCGGTTCGAGCACCTCCGCCGCCTGA
- a CDS encoding 5-formyltetrahydrofolate cyclo-ligase, whose translation MTDERNKTAWRADILARRKALPAEVRECEATALAAAAGELVAAAAEPGQAAGTADGTTWVCAYVPVGGEPGSLALLDALRAGGARVLLPVTGEPGPLEWAEYTGPEGLRRGRFGLREPIGDPVVNGIAMAAAILVPALAVDRRGVRLGRGAGYYDRSLSASRADARLIAVVRDEELVDRLPEESHDHRMGWALTPLGGLRRLEDRAGN comes from the coding sequence GTGACGGACGAACGGAACAAGACGGCGTGGCGCGCGGACATCCTCGCGCGCCGCAAGGCCCTGCCCGCCGAGGTCCGCGAGTGCGAGGCGACCGCCCTCGCCGCGGCCGCGGGCGAGCTGGTGGCAGCGGCCGCCGAGCCCGGGCAGGCGGCTGGGACGGCCGACGGGACGACGTGGGTGTGCGCCTATGTGCCCGTCGGCGGTGAGCCCGGTTCACTCGCCCTGCTCGACGCGTTGCGGGCGGGTGGGGCGCGAGTGCTGCTCCCGGTCACCGGCGAGCCGGGTCCCCTGGAATGGGCCGAGTACACCGGGCCGGAGGGCTTACGGCGCGGCCGGTTCGGGCTGCGCGAACCGATAGGCGACCCGGTCGTGAATGGGATCGCGATGGCCGCGGCGATTCTGGTGCCGGCCCTGGCGGTGGATCGGCGCGGGGTCCGATTGGGACGCGGAGCCGGTTATTACGATCGGAGTTTGAGCGCGTCTCGCGCCGATGCGCGATTGATCGCGGTGGTGCGCGACGAGGAACTCGTGGACCGTTTGCCGGAGGAGTCGCACGACCATCGAATGGGGTGGGCACTGACCCCGTTGGGCGGGCTGCGACGGCTCGAAGATCGGGCCGGGAATTGA